In one window of Mucilaginibacter auburnensis DNA:
- the smc gene encoding chromosome segregation protein SMC, producing MQLTQLEIKGFKSFGDKITINFNEGVTAIVGPNGCGKSNVVDAIRWVLGEQSTRALRSEKMDNVIFNGTKSRKAANLAEVSLTFDNTKNILPTEYSQVTLTRKLYRSGESEYRLNDVQCRLKDITDLFLDTGVGSDSYAIIELRMIEEIISNKEGSRRNLFEEASGISKYKLRKKQTFNKLKDTEADLERVEDLLFEIQKNLKMLENQAKKAERYNRLKEEYKSLSIKLASFRLSSFAESLNNIEAQELKQREEKSGIIVQMDTLEAGVQQQKLESVTKEKNLSIQQKTTNEFVAKIRAYESEKKIKNEQLKFQQDKERRLSEELDRDRKQLDHVFYNIKRLSEEKVQEEEVLRDVTDKVAELKLLADDMRIEQTAARNELNELNNINNSLQSQVYKAEKDIDILQIQQQALEQESQRNMDDASNKKVELSHFNDAVADLEKRAAELEAEVKTEVEREEALQEQIAATDDELATLKEKITVESRKLDARQNEYNLTKSLVDNLEGFPESIRFLKNNSDWVKNVPLFSDVLFCREQYRVAIENYLEPFMNHYVVDTYDDAIKAINLLGSASRGRAQFFILSNYAEESNIMEFKSDANGSRIPALNVTEVDKKYQALCKHLLKNVYLVNDEAELNNSQLPEGIVLLAQSGKFSKSKHTMAGGSVGLFEGKRIGRAKNLENLAKEIKSLDVDLFELKTRANELQSAAAELKAAGRAALIKQKQSEFNRLNTELITVRTRREQYETFIETSLNRKEDIAKKIATITQEMAALQPLLAELKERKQAHAELLLDKQQAFNELNESVTVHANRYNQENIRFHQQQNKVSGLAKDLDYRFTQQESLETRIKQNAAELEKVKAAIQELLQNSDLSDDTLLEMYTQKEDLEKATQEAEREYYDLRGKINEAEEAVSALRKKKENFEFIENELRDKRNNLRIELNALKERLSVEFNVDIQELPETEPNEDENESELRTRTEKLKGQLDDFGAINPMAVEAYNEMNERYEFIQNQKKDLSEAKASLLSTIKEIDDTAREKFMHAFTMVRENFIHVFRSLFNDEDSCDLILSDYNNPLDSDIDIIAKPKGKRPLSINQLSGGEKTLTATAILFSLYLLKPAPFCIFDEVDAPLDDTNIDKFNNIIRKFSRDSQFIIVSHNKRTIASTDIIYGVTMVEQGISRVVPVDIRQLAD from the coding sequence ATGCAGCTTACACAATTAGAGATAAAAGGTTTTAAGAGCTTTGGCGATAAGATCACCATTAATTTTAATGAGGGTGTTACCGCAATTGTGGGTCCTAATGGTTGTGGTAAATCAAATGTGGTTGACGCCATACGTTGGGTTTTAGGCGAACAAAGCACACGTGCGCTCCGGTCGGAGAAAATGGATAACGTTATTTTTAACGGAACCAAGAGCAGAAAAGCCGCTAACCTTGCCGAAGTATCGCTCACTTTTGATAACACCAAAAACATCCTCCCTACTGAGTATTCACAGGTAACTTTAACGCGCAAATTATACAGAAGCGGCGAAAGCGAATATCGTTTAAACGATGTACAATGCCGTTTGAAAGATATCACCGATCTGTTTTTAGATACGGGAGTTGGGTCTGACTCTTACGCAATAATAGAGTTGCGCATGATCGAGGAGATCATCTCTAATAAAGAAGGTTCACGCAGAAATTTATTTGAGGAAGCCTCAGGTATATCTAAATATAAGCTGCGTAAGAAACAAACATTCAATAAATTAAAAGATACTGAAGCCGACCTTGAGCGTGTGGAGGACCTGTTATTTGAGATACAGAAGAACCTCAAAATGCTGGAGAACCAGGCGAAAAAAGCCGAGCGTTATAACCGGTTAAAAGAAGAGTACAAGTCTTTAAGTATTAAGCTTGCCTCCTTCCGCCTGTCTTCCTTTGCCGAATCATTAAACAATATTGAAGCGCAGGAATTAAAACAACGAGAGGAAAAATCAGGCATAATTGTTCAGATGGACACACTGGAAGCAGGTGTCCAACAACAAAAGTTAGAGAGCGTAACCAAAGAGAAAAACCTATCCATTCAACAAAAAACTACCAATGAGTTTGTTGCTAAGATACGCGCTTACGAGAGTGAGAAAAAAATAAAGAATGAGCAGCTTAAATTTCAGCAGGATAAAGAACGCCGTTTAAGTGAAGAACTTGACCGCGATCGTAAACAGCTTGATCACGTTTTCTACAACATTAAGCGCCTTAGCGAAGAAAAAGTTCAGGAGGAAGAAGTTTTAAGAGACGTAACCGACAAAGTTGCCGAGTTGAAATTATTAGCTGATGATATGCGCATTGAACAAACGGCCGCACGTAATGAACTAAACGAGTTAAACAACATTAACAATAGCCTGCAGAGCCAGGTTTATAAGGCCGAAAAAGACATTGACATATTGCAGATACAGCAACAGGCGCTTGAACAGGAAAGCCAGCGCAATATGGACGATGCCAGTAATAAAAAGGTGGAGCTGTCTCACTTTAACGATGCCGTTGCTGATCTGGAAAAAAGAGCAGCAGAATTAGAAGCGGAGGTAAAAACGGAAGTAGAGCGTGAGGAAGCTTTGCAGGAGCAAATTGCAGCTACTGATGATGAACTGGCTACGCTGAAAGAAAAGATAACAGTTGAAAGCCGTAAGCTTGATGCCAGGCAAAACGAGTATAACCTTACCAAAAGCTTGGTAGATAATCTGGAAGGTTTCCCTGAATCCATCCGTTTCCTTAAAAACAACAGCGATTGGGTAAAAAATGTGCCGTTGTTTAGTGATGTTTTGTTTTGCCGTGAGCAGTACCGCGTTGCTATTGAGAACTACCTGGAGCCGTTTATGAACCACTATGTGGTTGACACTTACGACGACGCTATAAAAGCCATTAACCTTTTAGGAAGCGCCTCGCGGGGCCGTGCTCAATTTTTTATTTTGAGCAATTATGCCGAGGAAAGCAATATTATGGAGTTTAAGTCAGATGCTAACGGAAGCCGTATTCCGGCACTGAATGTTACGGAAGTTGATAAGAAGTATCAGGCGCTCTGTAAGCATCTGCTTAAAAATGTTTATCTGGTTAATGATGAAGCTGAACTGAACAACAGCCAACTGCCCGAAGGGATTGTACTACTGGCTCAAAGCGGCAAGTTCAGTAAATCAAAGCATACCATGGCTGGCGGATCGGTGGGTTTGTTTGAAGGCAAACGTATTGGTCGTGCAAAGAATTTGGAAAACCTCGCAAAAGAAATTAAATCACTTGATGTTGATTTATTTGAACTTAAAACCCGCGCTAATGAGTTACAAAGCGCCGCAGCCGAGTTAAAAGCAGCCGGCAGAGCTGCATTGATCAAACAAAAGCAAAGCGAATTTAATCGCTTAAATACGGAGTTGATAACCGTACGCACCCGCCGCGAGCAATACGAGACGTTTATTGAAACCAGCCTGAACCGTAAAGAAGATATTGCTAAAAAAATAGCTACCATAACGCAGGAGATGGCTGCGTTGCAACCTTTGCTTGCCGAATTAAAGGAACGCAAACAGGCGCATGCTGAGTTACTGCTTGACAAACAACAGGCGTTTAACGAACTGAACGAATCGGTAACGGTGCACGCTAACAGGTACAACCAGGAAAACATTCGGTTTCACCAACAACAAAACAAGGTGAGCGGTTTGGCTAAAGATCTGGATTACCGCTTTACGCAACAGGAAAGCCTGGAAACCCGCATTAAGCAAAATGCAGCCGAGTTAGAAAAAGTAAAGGCTGCTATTCAGGAGCTTTTACAAAATTCAGATCTGTCTGACGATACCTTGCTGGAAATGTACACCCAGAAAGAAGACCTTGAAAAAGCTACCCAGGAAGCCGAACGCGAATACTATGACCTGCGCGGCAAAATAAATGAAGCCGAAGAAGCTGTTAGCGCTTTACGCAAGAAAAAGGAAAACTTTGAGTTTATTGAAAATGAGCTGCGCGATAAACGAAACAACCTCCGTATCGAGTTAAATGCTTTAAAAGAGCGCCTTTCGGTTGAATTTAATGTTGATATACAGGAGTTGCCGGAAACTGAACCCAACGAAGACGAGAACGAAAGCGAACTACGTACACGTACAGAAAAGCTTAAAGGTCAACTGGACGATTTTGGGGCTATTAACCCAATGGCGGTTGAAGCTTATAATGAAATGAATGAGCGGTATGAGTTTATTCAAAATCAGAAAAAAGACCTGAGCGAAGCTAAGGCTTCCCTCCTTTCAACCATAAAAGAAATTGACGACACCGCCCGCGAAAAATTTATGCACGCGTTTACCATGGTGCGCGAAAACTTTATACATGTATTCCGCTCGTTGTTCAATGATGAGGATTCTTGCGATCTGATATTATCTGACTACAACAACCCTTTAGATTCTGACATTGATATAATTGCCAAGCCAAAAGGAAAGCGACCGCTTTCTATTAATCAATTGTCTGGCGGTGAAAAAACGTTAACGGCAACCGCTATACTATTTTCACTTTATCTGCTAAAGCCTGCACCCTTCTGTATTTTTGATGAGGTGGATGCCCCGTTAGATGATACCAACATTGATAAGTTCAACAATATAATCCGCAAATTCTCAAGAGACTCGCAGTTTATCATTGTATCGCATAATAAAAGAACCATCGCCAGCACCGATATTATTTACGGCGTGACAATGGTTGAGCAGGGAATATCTCGTGTAGTGCCTGTAGATATCAGGCAATTGGCTGATTAG
- a CDS encoding S41 family peptidase, whose translation MKKIIHFAMVLLASATMLSCKKNSPSNDNSADGPSKNGTELDLIRDSVFLYAKEAYYWNDALPNYGTFKPRSFTGSNDLDALTKEVDAISQYNEFDKTPNGAKYSFIDKGETSTELGGTQGDFGFAPFYNVYDSGDLRIRYVYPGSPAAIAGIKRGDRVISINGNSNVAYDNGGAVTQFVVNAFFYSNNIALVLERNGSRFSVNIAAGQYTTNPVLTYKIFEGSSGRKTGYFVFNVFTSDENATPRLNEIFSYFAANGVTDLVVDLRYNGGGYVSTAEYLCNLMVPLANNSSVMYKTYYNNTITTGNAKLLANQVRRDPETGEVYNYAQLLNFLAKNNTTMFEKKGALNSVGKICFIVGGGTASASELVINNMKGVNGIDVKLIGSKTYGKPVGFFDIRINKYEMYIPEFETKNALYQGGYFTGMVPGSAQYLGQLGNDDVTHDFGDTRETLLSYALNYINSGKYTTTGSQLQVQSTQQKPMLSVEQVSTLNAKLDNGKFSGMIYDKPLKRN comes from the coding sequence ATGAAGAAAATTATACACTTTGCAATGGTGCTGCTTGCTTCAGCAACAATGCTATCTTGTAAAAAAAACAGCCCTTCAAACGATAACTCGGCCGATGGGCCGAGCAAGAACGGGACAGAACTGGACCTCATTCGCGACTCGGTTTTTCTGTATGCCAAGGAAGCTTACTATTGGAATGATGCGTTACCTAACTACGGAACTTTCAAGCCCCGCTCTTTTACCGGAAGTAACGATTTAGACGCTTTAACTAAAGAAGTTGATGCCATTTCGCAATACAATGAATTTGACAAAACGCCTAACGGTGCTAAATACTCGTTTATTGATAAGGGCGAAACATCAACTGAATTAGGCGGCACGCAGGGGGACTTCGGTTTTGCACCTTTTTATAACGTTTATGATTCAGGCGATTTGAGAATACGGTATGTTTACCCCGGATCACCGGCTGCCATAGCAGGAATTAAAAGAGGGGATAGGGTAATATCTATCAACGGCAACAGTAACGTAGCTTATGATAATGGCGGAGCGGTTACTCAATTTGTTGTGAATGCATTTTTTTATAGCAACAATATAGCGCTTGTTTTAGAAAGGAATGGCTCTCGATTTTCTGTGAATATTGCTGCCGGTCAGTATACCACAAACCCTGTATTAACATACAAAATATTTGAGGGCTCAAGTGGGCGTAAAACAGGGTATTTTGTATTTAATGTTTTTACATCTGATGAAAATGCCACACCCAGGCTCAACGAGATATTTAGCTATTTTGCGGCTAATGGGGTAACTGATTTAGTTGTTGATCTCCGTTACAACGGAGGTGGATATGTATCTACAGCGGAGTATCTGTGCAATTTAATGGTTCCACTTGCCAACAACAGCAGTGTTATGTATAAAACGTATTATAATAACACTATAACTACAGGTAACGCAAAGTTGTTAGCTAACCAGGTGCGTCGCGACCCGGAAACCGGCGAAGTTTATAATTACGCACAATTATTAAACTTTCTGGCTAAAAATAATACCACCATGTTTGAAAAAAAGGGGGCATTAAACAGCGTTGGAAAAATTTGTTTTATTGTTGGTGGCGGAACAGCATCTGCAAGTGAGCTGGTGATCAATAACATGAAGGGCGTAAACGGAATTGACGTTAAATTAATAGGTAGCAAAACTTATGGCAAGCCGGTTGGATTTTTTGATATAAGAATCAATAAGTATGAAATGTATATACCCGAGTTTGAAACTAAGAATGCTTTATACCAAGGCGGTTACTTTACTGGTATGGTACCAGGATCGGCACAATATCTCGGACAATTAGGTAATGATGACGTAACGCACGATTTTGGAGATACCCGGGAAACATTATTATCATACGCTTTAAATTACATCAACTCCGGAAAATATACAACAACTGGTTCTCAATTACAGGTGCAGTCAACACAGCAAAAACCAATGTTATCAGTAGAACAGGTTTCTACCTTAAATGCAAAGCTTGACAACGGCAAATTTTCCGGAATGATCTACGATAAGCCGCTTAAGCGCAACTAA
- a CDS encoding HAD hydrolase-like protein, whose product MIYTDIDKQKSAFIFELDNVIYPEKDYLFQVYYLFASAIEYTDLIDAKAATDLMVNTYLTEGAALVFERVKEKLGVQEKYRKNFDDLLLTVKLPLKLLIYKKVLELMQEIVIDRKKIFIVTDGNPQQQLNKIRQTEWNGLEQYLTCYFTQESRPKPDTDVIELLLKDHNLQRREILMIGNSVKDELCAQNAGIDYYDVSAILELN is encoded by the coding sequence ATGATTTATACTGATATAGATAAACAAAAATCAGCGTTTATATTTGAATTAGACAATGTTATTTATCCTGAAAAGGATTACCTGTTTCAGGTGTATTACCTTTTTGCAAGTGCTATAGAATATACCGACCTGATCGATGCAAAGGCTGCAACCGATTTGATGGTGAATACGTATCTTACAGAAGGAGCAGCGCTTGTGTTTGAGCGTGTGAAAGAAAAGCTGGGTGTACAGGAAAAGTACAGGAAAAATTTTGACGACCTGTTACTTACCGTTAAACTCCCGCTTAAATTACTGATATATAAAAAGGTGCTTGAGCTGATGCAGGAAATCGTAATTGACCGTAAAAAGATATTTATTGTAACAGATGGCAATCCGCAGCAGCAACTCAATAAAATAAGACAAACAGAATGGAATGGCTTGGAACAGTATCTTACTTGCTACTTTACGCAGGAAAGTAGACCCAAGCCCGATACAGATGTGATAGAATTGTTGTTAAAAGACCACAATCTGCAAAGACGGGAAATATTGATGATAGGCAATTCAGTAAAAGATGAGTTATGTGCTCAAAATGCGGGCATTGATTATTACGATGTATCTGCCATATTAGAATTAAACTGA
- a CDS encoding ATP-grasp domain-containing protein produces MANILITGALSAAAHSFKKQFTDSTVLMGDFNEVPEVMLKSGAIKQLPNPQSPSYPHQILTFCLDNNVSAIYSLNDSEFNELEPALQLFSEYGIDIQLVKNDLY; encoded by the coding sequence ATGGCCAATATTTTAATCACCGGAGCGCTCTCTGCCGCAGCTCATAGTTTTAAAAAGCAATTTACTGATAGCACCGTGCTAATGGGCGATTTCAATGAGGTGCCGGAAGTGATGCTTAAGTCGGGGGCTATCAAACAATTGCCCAATCCACAATCACCGTCTTACCCTCATCAAATACTTACCTTTTGTTTGGATAATAACGTAAGTGCCATATATAGTTTAAATGATAGCGAGTTTAACGAGTTAGAACCGGCTTTGCAATTATTTTCAGAATATGGTATTGATATACAATTAGTTAAAAATGATTTATACTGA
- a CDS encoding ABC transporter ATP-binding protein translates to MLKATAIYKAYGQLPILKGVDIEVQKSEIVTIVGASGAGKSTLLNILGTLDTPDSGQLFINDVELNKLNNKKLSDFRNRQIGFIFQFHHLLAEFDALENVCIPAFIAGMPKAQAEKRAKELLDMLGLSSRFDHKPSQLSGGEQQRVAVARALINEPSLIFADEPSGNLDSNNARDLHELFVRLRKEFKQTFIIVTHNEELANISDRKVFMKDGLIEQVA, encoded by the coding sequence ATGTTAAAAGCAACAGCTATTTATAAGGCCTATGGCCAACTCCCTATACTAAAGGGTGTTGATATTGAAGTTCAAAAAAGTGAGATAGTTACTATAGTAGGCGCTTCGGGTGCCGGAAAGAGTACGCTCCTTAATATATTAGGTACATTGGATACGCCTGATAGTGGCCAGCTATTTATAAATGATGTTGAGCTTAATAAACTGAACAATAAAAAGCTTAGTGATTTTCGCAATCGTCAGATAGGGTTTATTTTTCAATTTCACCATTTACTGGCCGAGTTTGATGCATTAGAGAATGTTTGTATCCCTGCTTTTATAGCAGGTATGCCTAAAGCGCAGGCCGAAAAACGAGCTAAAGAATTACTGGACATGCTTGGCTTAAGCTCCCGGTTTGATCACAAACCCAGTCAATTATCAGGTGGTGAACAACAGCGTGTTGCAGTTGCCCGTGCTTTGATCAATGAGCCTTCATTAATATTTGCTGATGAACCTTCGGGAAATCTTGATTCTAACAACGCCCGCGATCTGCATGAGCTGTTTGTTAGGTTAAGAAAGGAGTTTAAGCAAACGTTTATTATTGTTACGCATAATGAGGAACTGGCCAATATTTCAGACCGAAAAGTTTTTATGAAAGATGGTTTAATTGAACAGGTTGCTTAG